The sequence ggaggagTCCGGCGTGCACTACGATGCTGTgtagagaggggagatgcAGGACAAGGGGCAGGTCGAGTAGGTACATGTAGAGGTTTTTGGGGAGGGCTCTGGGTATGTCAAGTCGAGTTAGGTCAGCTTAATGATCACGTATCAATATGGCATCGAAAGAAGTATTCATTCGCATCCGGAAGAcatgtcatcctcatgaTGAAAATCGAAGGATCATGTTCACCAGGAATGTCATACGCAAACGTAGGATGATCCCTAAGAGATGAGCTTATCACTCACCTAGCAATCTCCCAATGCTGCcccttccactcccacccccCCGGAAACTCCTTCCCATGCTTCTTCAGCTCCTTCCTCACagccttctcatcatcaaaagaCAAACTATCAACATAAGCTTGCCAATCTTCACCACCGGCCCACTCCATCCACCCTCTCCACTGAATCACCGCCTGATCATGGTTCCCCCTCACTCCAAGGATACGTCGTTCCCTCATCCATTCTAGGACTTCGTTGTTCTTTGAGCCTTTTGCTATTAGGTCGCCGACGTGGATTAGGCGGTCGGTTGAGGGGGTATAGGATATTTGGTCCATTAGGCGACTGGGTTATTACCTCTGTTAGCTAGGCTGTTTTACCTCATTTGTCGTAATATCGAATAAGAAGGTATAAGGGGACATATTGTTTTATTGGTAAGACGTGGACTTACATTAAGGGATCATACGAGCCATGTATATCGCCAATGAAGATCAACCTCTGTCCTGCAGAGCTCACGTCGATCGTACCTGGTGGTATCGTTCTCAACATCTTGTAATGGTCAAAGTCTGTGTGGTTTCGTAAAAACTTTGTCAGCCTCGCCTCGCACCGTATGGTATAATACATGTGAGATGACAGtcgactcaccaacatcagGCCGTACTTGATCGGTCGGCTCGCTCTCACTATCGGTATCACTCCCACCCTGATCATCAGAAGTTTCGTCCTGCTGCCCACTCGCACTCGCTATTTCGCCAATCCAGTTGCCCACATCCGCCTGACTTCCCACTCCAAAtacctccctcaacccactcGCCGCGCCCTTACTCAGTACCCCCGTAGAGGAGCTAGTGGAAGCCATGAACGTAATGGAAAGCAAGAAAATAGCAATGACAGCTACCGATCCTGCTCGTCTTATCACATGCGATAATGGGTCGGTCGGTGTTTGACCAGATTGGAAAGAGCTTGTGGTGGGTGTTGGGAGTAGTTCGTCTAGAATGGATGGTTTGGATCTTCTCAGTAATGGACGATCGTACGACTGTGATCGATGTTGGTTTGAGTACGATGCcgggggaggagaggtaggtggagaaggtagggatgagggggatgatggtCTGGGGAGGGGTGGATCGTAAGCtgttggaggtggtgaggaggggtgggtCATTCTCTGGCTTTGTCTTGCTTTATTGCGCTCTTTTCCTCTACAGGGATACTGCGACGAGGGATGTGAGAATGTGAGAATGCGAGGAATTACAGTGATCAATGATACAGAGAAAGTTGAAGTAGAAGAATCTGCAAGGATGCAGTTTATATAGCTGACAAAAGCGAATTTGAATGGGCTGCGATCGATGTCGAGTAATAGCCGGACTGCGAGGTACTCTATATTCTATATCCTATGTACTCTGTCTCCCATGCACCTTTGTACGCATCGCTCTGCAGTCACGACGATCGTCCGAGTGTATCGCTCCACAGCGTATGCAAGAGGCGACGATGTGGATATGCAAAAGTATGAACACATCCAGTTGGCTCGACAGCATAGACGCACACGAACGTTTCTTGTCGCAACGATGGATAGTGAGGACTGGACGGTCAGCTGCCCATCAATTGCATGATCTTCAGTCTTCAGCTTAGACAGCATCATATAGCCTCTGTCCCatactgatgatatgtaCGAGATGAAGCGTGAAGCACGTTCGTGTATTTCATACTATGCAATGCATTTACATATCGTCCTTGTCCAATTTCCAGCTTTCACCCCTTTGCTCTTCTAATATTATTGCCCTGCCAGTCGAGCTTCGACCTAGAATGGAGGTTCTCCCTTGACTAAATCCTTATGACTATACCCCTTCCCCCCCTTCTCATAATCCGCAATTGTACTTCCACCCTCATTCCTACTCCTCATCATATACTTGTAAATCACCAGCCCGTCCAGCCCCACAGGCCCCCTCGCATGGGTCTTACCAGTCGAGATACCCACTTCAGTGCCCAGACCATACCTCGTCCCATCCGCAAACCTCGTCGAAGCATTCACAAAGCAATTCGCACTGTCCAATCCATTACACCAGATCGACATTGACTGCTCATCCTCCGTAATGATCGAATCGGTGTGATGCGATGAATGTGAATTTATGTGTTTTACCGCTTCGCCCACATTCTCCACTGTCATTACTGCTAATGTTGGTCCTAGGAACTCGGTATAGTAGTCTTCGTCCGTACTTGCTGTTACGTATTTTGAGGAATCGGGGATACCTTGTATAGCTGATAGAGTTTGGGGATCGCATCGGAGACGTACGTTGTTTTTCATTAATTCAGCGGCGACTTTAGGCCAGAGAGTggataggagggatgagTGGATTAATAGTGTTTCGGCGGAGTTGCACGCTGCCATGTAGTCGGTCTGATTGCCGGACGAAGTGTTATCAGCTGTATTCTCGAGCATGGGGCGACAGCTTGTCGTCGTTGACTTGACTCCTGGGTGAGAACACTACCCACCTTAGACTCCACGACGACCCTCAATgccttctcttccaccgcACTCTCATCAACATACACCGCACAAATACCATCCGCGTGACCCATAACAGGGATCCTCGTGTTATTCTGAATACTCCTGACTAATTCGTTACCTCCTCTTGGCATCACCAAATCAATGTACCTATCTTGAGCGAGGAGCGATGAGATTTCAGATCGTGTAGAGACCGATTGGATGAAagtgggagggatggaagtCTTGTTGAGTGCTTCGGCGATGAGTTGGGAGAGAATGGTAGCTGTTTGAAGGGATTCTTTTCCCCCTTTGAGGATTGCGGCGTTCCCTGTTAAGCATGTAGGGGTGATGATCAGTATACATAACCCCTGTATTAGCACAGATCAGAAGTTATGTAGTGAGGAGTAGGGGACGACTATACTTACCAGATTTGATAGCGAGCGCAGCAATATTCACGACCACTTCCGGTCTAGCTTCGAAAATCACCAAAAGCACACCGATAGGGCAGGTCACTCGGTGCAGATCCAGTCCCGGACCAATCTCCTTCGCAAAAGTGACTTGACCAGTGGGGACAGGCAAAGCAGCTACATCTGTTATGCCCTGTAACATCGCATCGAATTTACCAGGTCTGGAGAGATCTAGTCGAGATACGAGTGATTTTGATAATTTGCCTTGGGATAACAACTCTTCTGCTGCCTATAATTATGATACATATCAATATAATATACCAAGTTGCTTGAGTAGTTACATGAGTAGAGCtaagactcacctccatatcctccttgTTGGCTTTAAGCacctcatctttcttcccttccaatACCTCTCGTATAGCTTTCAAAGCCAAGTCCCGCTCTGACACATCCACCAATTGAGATTGCTCGAAGGCTGCTCTGGCAGCTTTGGCGATTGACTCGGCTACGCTcgagctggaggaggaggacgcTGATGGAGCTGGCATATTCTGTCAGCTGATGGTGTGGGTATTTGATTTGACCAGAGTATATgtaagaagatgagagtatCCAGCATTGACCAACTTTTTGTACCAGGCCAAGAAAGTGTGAGTGAGTCATGACCAAATCCGAAATTGATTCCGTCCTCTCTGAATCCGAATGTGGAGGTGAGGTGTaggtctgtgcgttgatTACCGATTAAATGGCGTGCTGATAAATATAAATACACGGTTGATAAAGAAATCATCCTAATCCATCACCCCAAATCTTATACTGTACATCTATAACCAACTCCGCAAAGGTATATAACACCCACCCCTCCCTatcaccacctccctcacctaTCTTCGCCCGCGTCcccccaactcaccatggcagtccccaccaccctcccAGAATGGCCCCCCTCCTTAACGGAAGAACAACActcccacctcatcctcctctcatcaaGCTACGCCCTATCACACGgcttcaccctcctccccccctcatcgtccaacccACCCACATCAGCCATATCTgctcccctctctctccttcccacaCCCTTCCCCAGGGGGCTATACGACCTGGCAGTATCATTGCAGCCACTGTACAATGCATTATACGCTCGAATAACACTTGATTGGGAGTTTCTGGACAGAGTGATGGGAGGAAGTGTAAGTAAGGTAGACACCTTCCAGGGGGAATTATGGAGGGGGTGGAAATCTATTAGAGAAGAGTTGGTCCAGCCTCTTCAGTTAGGTTTGTTCAGGTCGGATTATTTGTTGCATGATTCCGAGACCGAGGGGATGAGCATTAAGCAGGTGGAGTTTAATACGATTGCTGCTAGTTTTGGGGCGTTGAGTCAGAGGGCTGGGGAGATGCATAAGTGAGTAGATTTATAACATGTTGAAATATGTCTTGGTGAGGGGGTCGAGTGGTCACACTGTCATGAGTACGATGGCTGCTCGTTTTGTCCGTTGTAGAGGAAGCTCAATTATCTTCTGAACGAGCTCGTCTAAATATACATGACGAacgcttcttcttctgtccaCGAAGCTTCAATCCCTGTTGTCAGGACTCTATACTGATCCTAGCTCTGTCATCAGATACCTCTCAAAAGCTACCAACGGGTACTTCTCAGTCTCCCCGCACCTCACCAACCCAGCTAACTTCCCTCCCAACGAACCTCTAAAGAACCTCGCCTCGGGATTGGCAGAAGGATGGAAAGCTTATGGCAAGAAAGATGCAGTGATACTGTTTGTGGTgcaagaaggagagaggaacGTGTTTGATCAGAGGTGGTTGGAATTTGAATTGCttgagaggtgagtgctTTTCCGACCGAGTGACCGTGTCGAAGTTGCATGGTATACAAAAAGTCATAATCGATCCGAGGAATTGATGTATATCGAATATTGATGAGGTGCATCGTATTTTGGACTGGGGTTACCTGCTAATCTATGCGTCACTCCTCCCTTCAGAGACAACATCCCTGTCATCCGACATACATTCTCCGAACTCTCCACTCTCGCCAAAATAGATCCAACGACCAAGAACCTCCTGCTACCATCTCCGCTTGAGCCCTCCTCGCCCGCCAGGGAAGTAGCGGTGATATACTACCGATCGGCCTACACGCCAACAGATTATCCCACCTCGTCCGAGTGGTCCACTCGAATACTTTTAGAAAAGAGCAAAGCTATCAAATGTCCCTCCATGGCATTACAGCTATCAGGAGCGAAGAAGATCCAACAAGTACTGAGTGAACCGGGAGTATTGGAGATTTTCTTACTAGGGGAAGATAGGCCTGATGTGGGTTTTGGAGTGGGTGCGGGCAGTCTGACGCAGGATGATGTCGATAGATTAAGATTGACCTGGATAGGCTTGTATCCGATGGATAATTCTGAGCTGGGGAGAAAGGCTTATGATCTGGCGTTGGATGAACCTGAGAAATACGTGTTGAAACCCCAACGAGAGGGGGGAGGAAACAATATCTACCGAGAGAATATACCTGGTTATTTGAAACAATTAGAGGAAGAGTCCAGACAGAGGGAAGAAGGCGAaccagagaagaaagagggatataTCCTTATGGAACTTATCGAACCTCCTAAAGGATTAAGGAACCTGTTGGTCAAAGGCGGAGAGAATAAATCGAGACTTGCAGATATAGTTAGTGAATTGGGTGTCTATGGTGTATCACTTTtcggaggggatggggacAAAGAGCAGATAGTGAATACCACGGCGGGGACGCTGTTGAGGACGAAAGGCAGGGAGAGCGATGAAGGTGGGGTGGCTATTGGTGAGTATTCCGTTCTGTACAATGATGGGTCAGCGTTGGCATGGGGATTAGCGTGCTGATGTTGCTGTGTTGCGGGACCTTATAGGTATAAGTTCGATCGATTCTCCTTTGCTTGTAGATTGAATAGAATATAGATGTGCTCTGTCTGCGCTATGCATTGAGGGTTTGCGATTCTGCCTTGGTGTGATCATCCCATTACATGCATGACCCGCATACGACAGCTGAGAATGTCAGATGTCCGGGTATTCCGGAGGCAGATCAATATTTACTTCCGCGTTGAGTACTCGTAGTACGCTgcagcagaagagaagatctcCCTCACgtgagaagaaagataagcAACCTCTTTTAGCGAATGGTATCTCTTCGTACGCGAATTGATGACGTACATGTACATGTTGAACGGAGAGGCACAGTTTGACTAACTTGCTTCGTACTGTGCTAGTCTAATAGCAGGCACAAATGCACAGAACGAGATTTTGTTTATCTCCTCGCTTATTCGTACGGGTACTACCTGTAAAGATACTGGAGATACCGTACTCGTATATGTATCCGAGAAAATGGGAGATACGAGGATGGAGTGCAAGTACATCATCCTACGGGAGAGATAAGCAGCGGATATAATACCCATTCAGTCATATATCCTACCATCCCATACTCTCATCgtgatcatcttccttttcccCTTGGTGATTATTTCACTACTTTACTCACTGCTACATACCCGCCAGCCAAAGTGTCCAAAATGGAAGATAAAGTCGAAAAGAccatcacccccaccccAGCCACGGGGATATACGGCGCCCAGAACGTCGCAGTGCAAGATGACGATAACGTCGTAGCTAGgctggaagagatgggataCAAGCAAGAACtgaagaggaatttgggCATGATATCTGTTTTGGGACTTAGTTTCGCCATTATGGCTGTTCCTTTTGGGACGTCCACCACGCTTAATATCGCTTTGACTGATGGTGGACCTGTGACTATCTTGTATGGGGTGAGTCGGGTTTCATCCTTATCACTACGAAATACCGTATTATcaggatggaaggggaagcTGATTTTGGCTTTTTGCCGGGAAATAGTGGATATTTGTCTCGCTCGTTTCGCTCGCTATAGCTGCTAGTCTTGCTGAGATGTGAGTTATATCGCTATATCTGATATTAACTGGACTTGGCTaagcagaggaggatgatctagaTGTTCCGTTTTTCCCACTTCTGGTGGTGTATACTGTAAGTCACAAAGACTTGACTATATATATCATCGTGTAAACTGAGAGGATCCTTGCA comes from Kwoniella bestiolae CBS 10118 chromosome 1, complete sequence and encodes:
- a CDS encoding glutamate-5-semialdehyde dehydrogenase, giving the protein MPAPSASSSSSSSVAESIAKAARAAFEQSQLVDVSERDLALKAIREVLEGKKDEVLKANKEDMEAAEELLSQGKLSKSLVSRLDLSRPGKFDAMLQGITDVAALPVPTGQVTFAKEIGPGLDLHRVTCPIGVLLVIFEARPEVVVNIAALAIKSGNAAILKGGKESLQTATILSQLIAEALNKTSIPPTFIQSVSTRSEISSLLAQDRYIDLVMPRGGNELVRSIQNNTRIPVMGHADGICAVYVDESAVEEKALRVVVESKTDYMAACNSAETLLIHSSLLSTLWPKVAAELMKNNVRLRCDPQTLSAIQGIPDSSKYVTASTDEDYYTEFLGPTLAVMTVENVGEAVKHINSHSSHHTDSIITEDEQSMSIWCNGLDSANCFVNASTRFADGTRYGLGTEVGISTGKTHARGPVGLDGLVIYKYMMRSRNEGGSTIADYEKGGKGYSHKDLVKGEPPF
- a CDS encoding glutathione synthetase, whose amino-acid sequence is MAVPTTLPEWPPSLTEEQHSHLILLSSSYALSHGFTLLPPSSSNPPTSAISAPLSLLPTPFPRGLYDLAVSLQPLYNALYARITLDWEFLDRVMGGSVSKVDTFQGELWRGWKSIREELVQPLQLGLFRSDYLLHDSETEGMSIKQVEFNTIAASFGALSQRAGEMHKYLSKATNGYFSVSPHLTNPANFPPNEPLKNLASGLAEGWKAYGKKDAVILFVVQEGERNVFDQRWLEFELLERDNIPVIRHTFSELSTLAKIDPTTKNLLLPSPLEPSSPAREVAVIYYRSAYTPTDYPTSSEWSTRILLEKSKAIKCPSMALQLSGAKKIQQVLSEPGVLEIFLLGEDRPDVGFGVGAGSLTQDDVDRLRLTWIGLYPMDNSELGRKAYDLALDEPEKYVLKPQREGGGNNIYRENIPGYLKQLEEESRQREEGEPEKKEGYILMELIEPPKGLRNLLVKGGENKSRLADIVSELGVYGVSLFGGDGDKEQIVNTTAGTLLRTKGRESDEGGVAIGISSIDSPLLVD